Proteins encoded within one genomic window of Ovis aries strain OAR_USU_Benz2616 breed Rambouillet chromosome 1, ARS-UI_Ramb_v3.0, whole genome shotgun sequence:
- the DBT gene encoding lipoamide acyltransferase component of branched-chain alpha-keto acid dehydrogenase complex, mitochondrial isoform X2, producing the protein MENNIKLSEVIGSGKDGRILKEDILNYLEKQTGAILPPSPKAEIMPPPPKPKDRTIPIPISKPPVFTGKDRTEPMKGFHKAMVKTMSAALKIPHLGYCDEVDLTELVKLREELKPIAFARGIKLSFMPFFLKAASLGLLQFPILNASVDENCQNITYKASHNIGIAMDTEQGLIVPNVKNVQIRSIFEIATELNRLQKLGSAGQLSTNDLIGGTFTLSNIGSIGGTYAKPVILPPEVAIGALGTIKALPRFNEKGEVCKAQIMNVSWSADHRIIDGATVSRFSNLWKSYLENPAFMVLDLK; encoded by the exons ATGGAAAACAAT ATTAAGCTGAGTGAAGTTATTGGCTCAGGAAAAGATGGCAGAATACTTAAAGAAGATATTCTCAACTATCTGGAAAAGCAAACAGGAGCTATACTACCTCCTTCACCAAAAGCTGAAATTATGCCACCTCCACCAAAACCAAAAGACAGAACTATTCCTATTCCAATATCAAAGCCTCCAGTGTTCACAGGCAAAGACAGAACTGAACCCATGAAag GCTTTCACAAAGCAATGGTCAAGACCATGTCTGCAGCCCTGAAGATACCTCATCTTGGGTATTGTGATGAGGTTGACCTTACTGAACTGGTGAAGCTACGAGAAGAATTAAAACCCATTGCTTTTGCTCGTGGAATTAAACTTTCCTTTATGCCCTTCTTCTTAAAA GCTGCTTCTTTGGGATTACTACAGTTTCCTATTCTTAATGCTTCTGTGGATGAAAACTGCCAGAACATAACATACAAG gcTTCTCATAACATTGGAATAGCAATGGATACAGAGCAGGGCTTGATTGTACCTAATGTGAAAAATGTTCAGATCCGCTCCATATTTGAGATCGCCACTGAATTGAACCGCCTCCAGAAATTGGGCTCTGCGGGTCAGCTCAGCACCAATGACCTTATTGGAGGAACATTCACTCTTTCCAACATTGGATCA attGGTGGTACCTATGCCAAACCAGTGATACTTCCACCTGAAGTGGCAATTGGGGCCCTGGGAACAATTAAG gCCCTTCCCCGATTTAACGAGAAAGGGGAAGTCTGTAAGGCCCAGATAATGAACGTGAGCTGGTCAGCTGATCACAGAATTATCGATGGTGCTACAGTGTCACGCTTCTCTAATTTGTGGAAATCCTACTTAGAAAACCCAGCTTTTATGGTACTAGATCTGAAATGA